GGGGAGCATCGGACTGGCCGTGGTGGGGGCGGTCATGGTGCACAATCTGCTGGGGCTGGGGGGCGGGTACTGGGTGCCGCGCCTGCTGGGCCACGACGCCCGCACCAGTCGCACCCTCGCCATCGAGGTGGGCATGCAGAATTCCGGGCTGGGGGTGGCCCTGGCCATCAAGCACTTCTCGCCCCTGGCCGCCCTGCCGGGGGCGGTATTCAGCATCTGGCACAACCTCTCGGGGGCCGCCCTGGCCGCCCACTGGGCCCGGCGCCCCGCGCCCTAGGGCTCCCTGCCCGGAGGCAACGCCGGTCCGCAGGGCCTGCGGGGCGCAAGGGGGCGGCGTTTGGGTATAGACTCGTACCTCTGCTTTGGTACGGTTACGAGCCTCGAACATGTCATCAGACACGCCTCCCCGCGTCCTCGAAAACTTCTGGATCACCATGGCCGACGGCTGCTCCCTGGCCGCCAAGATCTGGCTGCCACCTGATGCGGAGCAGAATCCCGTGCCCGCCATCCTGGAGTACATTCCCTACCGCAAGCGCGACCACAAGGCAGTGCGGGACGCGGAGATCCACGGCTTCTTCGCCCGTCACGGCTACGCCGGCGTGCGCGTGGACCTGCGGGGCAGCGGGGATTCGGAGGGGATCCTGCGGGACGAGTACCTGCAGCAGGAACTGGATGACGGCCTGGAGATCCTGCGCTGGCTCGCGGCCCAGCCCTGGTGCTCCGGCAAGGTGGGCCTGTTCGGCCTGTCCTGGGGGGGATTCAACGGCCTGCAACTGGCGGCCCTCGGGCCGCCGGAACTGGGAGCGGTGATCTCCGTATGTTCGTCCGACGACCGCTACGCCGACGACGTCCACTACATGGGTGGGTGCCTGCTCACCGACAACCTCTCCTGGGCCTCCACCATGTTCGGCTTCAACTCCTGCCCGCCCGATCCCCGGTTAGTGGGTGAGCGGTGGCGCGATATGTGGCTGGAGCGCCTCGAGGGCAGCGGTCTGTGGATCAAGAACTGGCTGGAGCATCAGCGCCGCGACGACTACTGGCGACATGCCTCGGTGTGCGAGGACTACGATGCCATCCAGGTGCCGGTGATGGCGGTGAGTGGCTGGGCCGATGGCTACTCCAACACCGTGTTCAGGTTGCTGCGCCATCTCAAGGTGCCTCGGCGGGGTTTGGTGGGGCCGTGGGGACACAAGTATCCCCACATGGGTGGGCCCGGACCCACCATCGACTTCCTCGGTGAGTGTGTGCGGTGGTGGGACCAGTGGCTGAAGGGCATCGACCGCGGGGTGGACAAGGACCCCATGCTGCGGGCCTGGATGCTGGACCGCCGCGATCCGCTGCAACCGGAGATCACGGGTCATTGGGTGGGCGAGGAGCAGTGGCCCAGCCCTCGCGTCCACCCCCGCAGCTTCGCCATCGACCGCCGTGGCCTGCTGCCAGAGGACCACGACACGGCCATGGAGGGAGACGAACTCACCATACAGAGCCCCCTTCACGTAGGCCTGTTCGCCGGCAAGTGGTGCTCTTATGCGGAGGTCATGGATCTGCCTTCGGACCAGCGCCTGGAGGATGGCGGCTCGCTGGTCTTCGACACCCTGCCCTTGGAGGATGATCTAGAGATGTTAGGGGCGGCGGAGGTGGAGCTGGATCTCAGCGCCGACAAGCCCGTGGCGATGGTGGCGGTACGCCTGTCCGATGTGGCGCCCAACGACCGCTCCACGCGAGTTACCTTCGGCGTGCTCAATCTCACCCATCGCAACGGCCATCATGAGCCTGTCGAACTCCACCCCGGCCACCGCTATCGGGTGCGGGTCCAGCTCAATGAGATCGCCCAGCGCTTCTGGGCCGGCCACCGCATCCGGCTCGCCATCTCGAGTTCCTACTGGCCACTGGCCTGGCCCGCCCCGGAACCGGTACGCCTGACCCTTTACACCGAGGGCTGCCGCCTGCACCTGCCGCAGCGCCGGTTGCGGCCAGAGGATAGCGACCTGCGGGATCTCGGCCAGCCGCGCCAGGCCCCTGCACCGGCCACCACCCTGCTGGCGCCGGCCCAGCGTCAATGGACGGTGCGCCACAACCTCGCCACCAACGAGGTGGTGCTCGACGTAGTCAACAACGATGCCCGGCTGCGCCTCGACGACCTCGGCCTGGCTTTCGGTCGCAATGTTGAGGAGCATTACAGCTATCGCAACGAGCGTTACGATACGGTGCGTGGCGAGGTCACCCACGAGCGGAGCTTCGAGCGGGGCGACTGGCAGGTGCGCACGGTCACCCGCACCGTGCTTGTCTCTACCCGCACCCATTTCGTGATTCGAGCCACCCTGGACGCCTACGAGGGCGATGTCCGCGTCTTCAGCAAGAGCTGGGACGAGTCCGTGGCACGGGACTACATCTGATAAGGCTGGATACCCATGACCAAGAAAAACGTCTTCATCATCGGCCTGGACTCCTTCAACCTCGACAAGCTGAAGCGCCTGCCCCAGGCCGGGGAGTGCGCCTTCCACGCGGCCCTGGACGTAAGCGACATCCGCAACATCGATGCCTTCGACGTGCCGGCCCTCATCGACAAGGCGACGGCGACCATGGAGGCCTTCGACGGCACCGTCGATGCCGTGGCCAGCTACTGGGACTTTCCCGGTACCCTGATGGTGGCGATCCTGGCGGAGCGCTTTGGCGTGCCCGGCCCGTCCCTGGCCGCCATGTTCAAGTGCGAGCATAAATACTGGAGTCGCCTCGAGCAGCAGAAGGCCATCCCGGCCAATATCCCGCCCTTTCGTGCCTTCGACCCCCACGATGACAACGCCTACGGCAAACTGCAGCTCATGCCCCCGTTCTGGATCAAGCCCATCAAGTCCTACCGCTCATTCCTTGCCTTCGAGATCAGCGACGAGCACCAGTTCCATGCCGTGATGGAGATCTGCCGGGAGCGTCAGGGCTTCATCGTCGAGCCCTTCCGGGAGCTGTTGAAGGCCTACGACATGCCCGATGAGATCGCCGGGATGAGCGAGACCTTCGTGGCCGAATCCCCCATCGGTGGCGCCCAGTGCACCCTGGAGGGCTACGTCCACGAGGGTAACGTGGTGGTCTACGGCGTGGTGGACTCCATCCGTACCCCCGACAGCTCGTCCTTTTCCCGCTACGAGTATCCTTCGTCCCTGCCTCTGGAGATCCAGCATCGAATGATCGACGTGGCACGGCTTGCCGTGGGCCAAATCGGGCTCGACAACTGCCCCTTCAACGTGGAGTTCTTCTACGACCAGACGGCCGACAAGGTCTGGTTGTTGGAGATCAACCCGCGGGTATCCCAGGCCCATACCGACATGTTCGAGAAGGTGGTCGGCATCTCCCACCTGTCGGTGATGGTGGACCTTGCCCTCGGGCGCAAGCCCAAGCCCCTGGAGCGTGGTGGCCAGTTCAATGTGGCCGCCCACTTCATGTTGCGCACCGTGGACAGCGGCTGCGTGACGCGCATACCCAGCGACGAGGCCATCGCTCGCCTGGCTCAGCGCCAGCCGGGCACCCGGGTCAAGATCGCGGTCAGGCCGGGCCAACATCTCAAAGAGTTGCAGGGCCAGGACATGTACAGCTTCGAGTTGGCCCAGGTCTTCATCGGCGGGCGCGATCAGATGGATTTGCTGGACAAGTACGACGAGGCCCTCACGGCCCTGCAGTTCGATATCGAGAAGGACCCCGATGTAGTCGTGTCCTGAGCCATGGGCGAGGGGTGGTGACCTGCCCGCCGGCCTCCGGGCCGCCGGCGGTCCTCAAGGCCGGGGTAGGGTGCCGGGGAATCTCCTCGGGCCTTGCCGCGGGCGATGCCTACCGGATAGGCCGGGGAGGCCGTGAATGCACCTGTGGCCGCAGGTGTAGCATCATTCGGAGCCGGTACTCAGCGCTCGGATTCGGCGAGACCATCCAGGGCATCGGGGACGGCGGCGGTGCGGAATTGTACGAGGGTGGTGGTGCCATCGGCACTGTCGATGCGCAGGCCCTGATGGGCATCGCCGATGCGCCGGCTGTATAGGGCCACCACATCGTCCACCACAAGGGATACCCCATCGTCCCCGTCCCCCGCCGTCACCACCACGGCGGTGCGCCCGCCGCTGGTTTGGGTCGTGACCCCGGTGAGGGGACGGTAGCCCGCCATCAGCGGTGTGGCCTCGGCGCCCTCGTCGGCGGCCTCGCGCGTCGCCAGACGACTAACCTCCACCAGCCAGCCATGGTGCTGGTCGCCGAATCGGGCGCAGAAGGCAGCCCATTCCCGGGGTGGTATCTCGATGTTATCCATGGCGCTCTCCGGATTCCTGTGTCGAAGGCCCGCGTAGGTCAACCTGGACATCGTGCACCCGCACCCACCGCCCTCGTCGGTGCCCTACTGTCAAAATATAGCCCATAGTACGGCAGGCCGAGTGGCATATCGCAGAGTTGGATGCCGCCGAGAGGTAACAAAACCGGGCTCGTCAGCAGAATTCGTGGGTGTAGTAGAGAAGAATTTTCTCTCGCCAAGACGCCAAGAACGCCAAGAAATCAGCAGTCTCTTCTAACCAACCGATGAACGATGCGGGTAATCCCGTGCTTCAAGAGCGCCTCGCCGTTGTGAGCAAGTACCCGAGTCTCCTATCAACGATCGGCCTCCCAACCGCGTCTTGCGTCATGTACCCAATTCCTTGGCGCTCTTGGCGCTCTTGGCGAGAGCCTGTGGTTCGTTGCGCAAAAACCAACTCGAACGTGGAGCCCGCCACCACTATTTGTCCATACGCACCATATACATGGCGCTCGCCGCGAAAGCCGGTGCGCTATGACTTTCTCGACTTCAGCACCGTGGAGGCGCGGCGGCGCGATTGCGAACGCGAGGTGCGGCTCAACCGGCGCCTCGCGGGTGGCATCTATCTGGGCATGGTGGCACACCGATGATCACACCGTCCACGACCACGACAAATGGCGCGTCCGCGCCCGCGACTACATCGAACTGGGCCTCCGTCATGGGCCCTGAGGCGGCCGGTTTCGACGTTCTCCTCGGGTGCCATACTATGGGTGAGGGGAGCGGGTGGGAACCGCATCAACGGCCGAACCATCCGCTTTTGACATCACCACAGTCTCAGGGGAGGCCCCATGCGGATCGTCACCCGCTTTCCCAACAACATCATCGAGATCGAAAACGCCTGGATCCCCATGGCCGACGGCAAGCGGCTGGCGGCCCGGCTGTGGCTGCCCGCAGGCGCCGAGGAGGAGCCGGTACCGGCGGTGCTCGAATATATCCCCTACCGCAAACGCGATTCCATGCGTGCGCGGGATAGTCAGATCTATCCTTATTTCGCCGGCCATGGCTATGCCGGTGTGCGCGTGGATCTGCGTGGCAGCGGGGATTCGGACGGCGTACTGCGGGACGAATACCTGCAGCAGGAACTCGATGACGGTATCGCCATACTCCAATGGCTGGAGCAGCAGCCGTGGTGCAACGGGCGAGTCGGCATGATGGGCATTTCCTGGGGTGGCTTCAACGGCTTGCAGCTCGCCGCCATGCGCCCCCCGCAGCTGCATGCCATCATCACCGCCTCCTCGACCGATGACCGTTATGCCGACGATGTCCATCACATGGGGGGCTGCCTGCTGGGCGACAACCTGTCCTGGGCCTCCACCATGTTCTCCTACAACTCCTGTCCACCGGATCCCGCCATCGTCGGCGAGGGTTGGCGGTCGATGTGGTTCGAGCGCCTGCGGGAGAGCGGCCTGTGGCTGGAGAAATGGCTGCGTCATCAACGCCGCGATGGGTACTGGAAGCACGGTTCGATCTGCGAGGACTACGATGCCGTGCAGTGTCCGGTGATGGCCGTCAGTGGCTGGGCCGATGGCTATTCGAACGCGGTCTTCCGGCTGCTGGAGCATCTCACGGTGCCGCGCCAGGGCCTGATCGGACCCTGGGGGCACAAATACCCGCACATCGGTCAACCTGGTCCGGCCATCGGTTTTCTGCAGGAGGCGCTGCGCTGGTGGGACCACTGGCTCAAAGACATGGAGAACGGGGTCATGGACGAACCCATGCTGCGCGTGTGGATGCAGGACAGCGCCCCCCCACTCCCCGTTACGCCATGCGCCCCGGGCGCTGGGTGGGGAGAGCAGCTGGCCGTCGTCCCACATCGAGACGCGGGAATTGCGGCTCGCGCCCGCCCGCATGCTGGTCACACAGCAGGAGGCCGTGTCGTCGGAAGCACGTAATCTGCAATCCCCGCTGGGCCTCGGACTCTTCGCCGGTAAATGGTGTTCCTATGCCGCCGCGCCGGATCTCCCCCATGATCAGCGCCAGGAGGACGGGGGGGCACTGGTCTATGACAGTGAACCCTTGAGCGCCCCCCTGGAAATACTCGGTGCGCCCGTCGTGGAACTGGAGATCGAGGCCGATCAGCCGGTCGCCATGCTGGCGGTGCGGTTGTCCGACATCGCGCCGGACAACAAGGCCACACGCGTGACCTACGGCCTGCTGAACCTGACCCACCGCAACAGTTTCGAGCAGCCGGAGCCCCTGGTGCCGGGCCAGCGCTACCTGGTGCGGATCCCCCTCAACCATATTGCGCAGGCCTTCCCCCGCGGCCACCAGTTGCGGCTGGCGGTGTCGACCTCTTACTGGCCCCTGGCCTGGCCGGCGCCCCGTTCAACCCGGGTCAAGGTGTTCACGGGCAAGAGCCGGATGTTGCTCCCCGTGCGGGCACCGCGCGCGGACGATGGGCAACTTGCCGCGTTCGGGCCGCCCGAGGCCGCCAGCCCCCTACAGACCCGGGTCATCACGCCGGAGCACCACAACTGGCGTGTCATTCGCGATCTGGCGGACGATATTTCCACTCTCGAGGTCATCAACGACCACGGTGTCGTCCATATCGACGAGATCGGCCTTGAGATGGGCCGTAAGGCCATCGAGTGGTACACCTATCAGGACGACGACTTCAATTCAGTCAAGGGCGAGACGCTCTGGGAGACCCGCCTGGCACGCGAGGAATGGTGCGTCATGACCCGCACCCGCACCGTCCTTACCTCGACCGCAACCGAGTTCCATCTGCGCGCCGAACTCGACGCCTATGAAGGTGACAAGCGGGTTTTTTCCGAAAACTGGGACCATGTCATTGAACGCGATCTGGTATGAAGGCGTTCGAGTCGGAGACATGGGCCCGAAATATCTAATGCGACAGATAAGGATGGTTTGATGGGCAAGAACGTATTCGTCGTGGGCGCGGACGCCTTCAACATGCGCAAGGTCCGGGCCCTCGATATCCAGGTCGATCACCGGATCCATGAACTGCTCAGTTTCGAGGAGGTGAAAGACGGCGGCCGCTATCCGGTGGAGGCGTGTCTCCGATTGGCCGAAGAACGCCTTGAGGCATTCGACGGGACCATTGACGCCATCGTGGGCTATTGGGACTTTCCCGTCACCGCGCTGGTGGCCATCCTGTGCCGGCGTCACGAGCTTCCCTTGCCGTCCCTGGAGAGTGTGCTGCGCTGCGAACACAAATACTGGAGCCGTGTCGAACAACGAAGGGTGCTGCCGGACCTGACGCCGCGTTTCTCCGAGGTAGATCCCTTCGACGATGCGGCCGTCGATGCCATCGATGTGCCCTATCCGTTGTGGATAAAACCCATCAAGGGGACCGACTCCCTGCTGGCCTTCAAGGTCAGGAGCGATGCCGAGCTGTATTGATCGAAGTCAAGGTCAAGCAGGGCATGCGCCTCGCCGACCTGCTGGAACAGGACAGCTACAGCTACGATATCGCCCATGTCCATACGGGGGCCAGAAACCGGCAGGCCCTGCTCGAGAAATACAATCGCATCCTCGAGGCCCTGCATTTCGATTTCGCACCCGTGGAGGAGAACCAGGAGGTCGCTCCAGACGTTGTCGGAATAACAGAAAAGAGTGATCTGGAGAATTGATGGGTATGAAAACCCTGTGGGGGCACGTCATGTCCCCTCAAGGGAGTCGTCGTGTCGGGGCTGGGGGGTGGTCGCCGGCGTCCTGTCCGATCACTCCATCCCCATCAGTTTCTGGATGGAACCGCCTTCGTGGACGCGGCCTACGGCGTGCGCCAGCATGGGGGCGACATCCAGTACCGCCAGCTTGTCTCGAGCCGCGGTGCCGTCCAGGCGAAAGGGGGGGATGCTATCGGTGACCACCAACGCGTCGAGGGCCGGATCGTTGAGGGTGGTGGCGGCATCGCCCGTGAACAGCCCGTGGGTGGCGGCGGCGTAGATCCGCGCCGCGCCATGGTCACGGCAGGCGCGGGCGGCCCGCACCAGGGTGCCGCCGCTGCTCACCATATCGTCAATGACGATGACCGTACGGCCTTCCATCTCCCCCACCACCGCTTGGCCTGTGACCTCGCCGCCGCTGCGGTACTTCTCCAGGAAGGCACTGCCGGGTTCGCTCCCCAGCCGCCGCCCCAGCAGTTGGCGGAAGGCCTCGGCGCGTTTGGCACCGCCCACATCCGGTGATACCACCACCGGCGGCTCCTTCAGCAATGGAGCAAAATGTTCCACGAACAGGGTGCGGGCGGTCAGGTGATAG
Above is a window of Gammaproteobacteria bacterium DNA encoding:
- a CDS encoding CocE/NonD family hydrolase; this translates as MSSDTPPRVLENFWITMADGCSLAAKIWLPPDAEQNPVPAILEYIPYRKRDHKAVRDAEIHGFFARHGYAGVRVDLRGSGDSEGILRDEYLQQELDDGLEILRWLAAQPWCSGKVGLFGLSWGGFNGLQLAALGPPELGAVISVCSSDDRYADDVHYMGGCLLTDNLSWASTMFGFNSCPPDPRLVGERWRDMWLERLEGSGLWIKNWLEHQRRDDYWRHASVCEDYDAIQVPVMAVSGWADGYSNTVFRLLRHLKVPRRGLVGPWGHKYPHMGGPGPTIDFLGECVRWWDQWLKGIDRGVDKDPMLRAWMLDRRDPLQPEITGHWVGEEQWPSPRVHPRSFAIDRRGLLPEDHDTAMEGDELTIQSPLHVGLFAGKWCSYAEVMDLPSDQRLEDGGSLVFDTLPLEDDLEMLGAAEVELDLSADKPVAMVAVRLSDVAPNDRSTRVTFGVLNLTHRNGHHEPVELHPGHRYRVRVQLNEIAQRFWAGHRIRLAISSSYWPLAWPAPEPVRLTLYTEGCRLHLPQRRLRPEDSDLRDLGQPRQAPAPATTLLAPAQRQWTVRHNLATNEVVLDVVNNDARLRLDDLGLAFGRNVEEHYSYRNERYDTVRGEVTHERSFERGDWQVRTVTRTVLVSTRTHFVIRATLDAYEGDVRVFSKSWDESVARDYI
- a CDS encoding ATP-grasp domain-containing protein, with the protein product MTKKNVFIIGLDSFNLDKLKRLPQAGECAFHAALDVSDIRNIDAFDVPALIDKATATMEAFDGTVDAVASYWDFPGTLMVAILAERFGVPGPSLAAMFKCEHKYWSRLEQQKAIPANIPPFRAFDPHDDNAYGKLQLMPPFWIKPIKSYRSFLAFEISDEHQFHAVMEICRERQGFIVEPFRELLKAYDMPDEIAGMSETFVAESPIGGAQCTLEGYVHEGNVVVYGVVDSIRTPDSSSFSRYEYPSSLPLEIQHRMIDVARLAVGQIGLDNCPFNVEFFYDQTADKVWLLEINPRVSQAHTDMFEKVVGISHLSVMVDLALGRKPKPLERGGQFNVAAHFMLRTVDSGCVTRIPSDEAIARLAQRQPGTRVKIAVRPGQHLKELQGQDMYSFELAQVFIGGRDQMDLLDKYDEALTALQFDIEKDPDVVVS
- a CDS encoding ribose-phosphate pyrophosphokinase, which codes for MAGIVGNPDLRLFALSESGDLGTRMASHLGITLADHEERSFDDGEHKARPLENVSNRDVFVVQSLYGDDNLSVNDKLVRLLFFLGSLKDAAAARITAVLPYLCYARKDRRTKSRDPLATRYIAQLIEAVGTDRILALDVHNPAAFENAFRRTAYHLTARTLFVEHFAPLLKEPPVVVSPDVGGAKRAEAFRQLLGRRLGSEPGSAFLEKYRSGGEVTGQAVVGEMEGRTVIVIDDMVSSGGTLVRAARACRDHGAARIYAAATHGLFTGDAATTLNDPALDALVVTDSIPPFRLDGTAARDKLAVLDVAPMLAHAVGRVHEGGSIQKLMGME